The nucleotide sequence GCGCCTGCGTAAAGCCCTAGCCAATAAAGATGCCAATAAAGCCAGTTACTATCCATCGATTAATCTAACGGGCAGCTTAAGTACTGGTGTCGGTACCAGTACTTCATTATCGAGTGCTTTGAAAAATCCGGTCGCAACACTGGGTGCTGGTTTGACCCTGCCATTCCTGCAATGGAATGACATGAAGCGTGACCTAAAGGTTAATGAGTTGGAATATGAGAAAGCGATTCTGCAATATCGCCAGACCATGTACGAAGCTTTTGCTGATGTAGAAAATGCGCTGTCAAATCGGACTGAGCTGAGCAAGCAGGTTGAACTGCAACGTCGCAACGTCGAACTGGCTGAAAAGACTGAACGTCTGACAGAAGTACGTTATCGTAATGGTGCGGTCGCATTGAAAAACCTGCTGGATGCACAGGAAACCACACGGAATGCACGTTTGAATCTGGTACAAACCCGTCAGAGCCAATACAACGCTTATGTGACCCTGATGCAGGCATTGGGTGGTAGTCCAATCAAGCAATTGCCACAATAAGTTTATTTCACTCCATAAAAAAATCGCTGCCTAGGCAGCGATTTTTTATACCAGACTGTTTTTCATCTGCAGATAGGCATTTAAATTATTCAGCTGTTCCTGTGAAGCTTTATGTCCTAACAATGCCCCTCTTTCCAACCATTGACGTGCTGTCGCCACATCACGTTCTACTCCAATTCCTTTGGTATAGAGTCGTCCCAGATGACTATAGGCATCGGCATTGGCCAAGGCTGCAGCCTGATGATAAAGCTGAATCGCCTGATCCAGATTCACTTCTACACCAATGCCTTGTTCCAAGGCTTCGCCCAAAGCATTTAAAGCAACATCATTGTGCTGCGCAGCTGCCTGTTTTAAGTAATTTAGACCCAAGCTGGTATCCTGTTTTTCTACACCTTCACCTTTCAGGTACATCACCCCTAAAGTCGCTTGTGCCTGAGCATGGCCCAATTGTGCGGCTTGATGCAGATAACGTTTGGCTTGTACTGCATCTACAGTGAATACCGGATAGATACCAGACAATGTCTGATACAGATACCAGGCTGCCTCAGCTGACCCTTTATTCACTGCCTGATTCAGATATTGAATGGCTTTTTCGCGGGTTGGTAATGAATATTCTGGTTGGCTATAGAAACGCCCTACCACATAAGTCAGATCAGCCTCATTCTTGGCTGTGATATGCCAATGCTGCTCGGCCATCTGCTGAATCATCTGGGTCGCTTTAGCAGTATCTTTGACTGTCCCCATGCCATTCAAATAGCATAGTGCCAAGCCCATTTGACTATAGAAATATTGTGGGTCAAGCTCATATGCAGCCTGATACAGACCAAAAGCTTTTTCAGGTTCTGGTACTACCAGATAAGATTCATAATACAGCGCTGCAATGATGCATAAAGCTGGAATAAACTGGCTATTGGCCGCTTCATTCCAGTAGCGGAAAGCCATAGTTTCGTTCTTATCGACAAACCAGCCATAAAAATAAGCTAGCCCGAGCAATGTTTTGGCCTGAGCATCTTTATGCTCATAGGACTGTTGCTGCAAATGCTGTAGCACACGCTGACGCTGGTCCACATCAATCGTACCGAGTAGCACACCGGCATAGTAATCGTATAAACCATCCTGATCACCGAGATTAATGCTCTGTTTGATAAAACGTAGTGCCTGTACCTGATCCTGCGGCAAGATATTGCCTTGAGCATACCGCTCAGCAATCTGTTGAATGGCTTCCGGATGATCCTTTTGCGCCGCCTGAAACAGATAATGAATCCCCAGACTCAAATCTCGTGCTGCAGTATCCGCCAGAAAATGTTGTGCCAGCTGATATTGCGATCCCGCATGCCCTTGCTCGGCATTCTGGATCAACAATTGCAGGCGGTGCTGTTCGGCCACAGCATGATCCTGTTCAGAGAGTTCGGTAATTCGGTACTGGGCTTCCAGATTTCCGCGTGCTACAGCATGACGGTACCAGTACAACGCCTTTTCCTGATCTAGACACTGATAACGGTTGCCATCATAAATTTGTCCCAGATGATAGGCGGCTTCATCACTGCCAAGACGATACGCATTTTCCAGCAGACTGATGGCATTTTCGATACTTTGTGGACGGCCCTGACCTTTGAGCTGCATCAGCCCCATGCCCATATAGGCCTGCGGAAGATCCTGCTGTTTTGCCAGATCCTGATAGATCTGATAAGCACGCTCATAATTCGGCTGCTGCGTATCCGAACACAAGCGATCGGCAAGTTTGAGCTGTGCCTCAATCTGTTCAATCCACAGGTCATGTTGTACCGCGCGGGCCTGA is from Acinetobacter sp. ANC 7912 and encodes:
- a CDS encoding tetratricopeptide repeat protein; the encoded protein is MWFLLVLILGIVALGIWMWKRPDPVTRDQARAVQHDLWIEQIEAQLKLADRLCSDTQQPNYERAYQIYQDLAKQQDLPQAYMGMGLMQLKGQGRPQSIENAISLLENAYRLGSDEAAYHLGQIYDGNRYQCLDQEKALYWYRHAVARGNLEAQYRITELSEQDHAVAEQHRLQLLIQNAEQGHAGSQYQLAQHFLADTAARDLSLGIHYLFQAAQKDHPEAIQQIAERYAQGNILPQDQVQALRFIKQSINLGDQDGLYDYYAGVLLGTIDVDQRQRVLQHLQQQSYEHKDAQAKTLLGLAYFYGWFVDKNETMAFRYWNEAANSQFIPALCIIAALYYESYLVVPEPEKAFGLYQAAYELDPQYFYSQMGLALCYLNGMGTVKDTAKATQMIQQMAEQHWHITAKNEADLTYVVGRFYSQPEYSLPTREKAIQYLNQAVNKGSAEAAWYLYQTLSGIYPVFTVDAVQAKRYLHQAAQLGHAQAQATLGVMYLKGEGVEKQDTSLGLNYLKQAAAQHNDVALNALGEALEQGIGVEVNLDQAIQLYHQAAALANADAYSHLGRLYTKGIGVERDVATARQWLERGALLGHKASQEQLNNLNAYLQMKNSLV